Proteins encoded within one genomic window of Pseudomonadales bacterium:
- the recJ gene encoding single-stranded-DNA-specific exonuclease RecJ: MAALRRRIQRHAGATRDGLLPAQPEALLAALYRHRGLGEGAVNQPLELAGLLPPADLKGIDAAVELVIDAITQGRRILVVGDFDADGATSCAVAVTGLRLLGATEVGYLVPNRFEFGYGLTPEIVAIAARSAPHLLITVDNGISSMAGVLQAQAAGIRVLITDHHLPGAELPPADAIVNPNQPGCRFASKALAGVGVIFYLLLAVRGRLRDEGWFGAGVQAPNLAELLDLVALGTVADVVPLDGNNRILVEQGLRRIRAGRARPGIQALLEVSGRPSDSVVSSDLGFAVGPRLNAAGRMDDMTLGIECLLAPDPARARQLAQLLDRFNQSRRETESLMHEEALLELEQQGELAAEALPVGLALYRPGWHQGVIGILASRLKERYHRPVIIFAQGGEGELKGSARSIPGLHIRDLLDAMATAQPDLIRRFGGHAMAAGLSIADGDYSRFATLFDQTARQWIAPEVLEGIVLSDGILPVAALTLEVARQLRYGGPWGQHFPEPLFEGEFELLQRRIVGGHHLKMLLASAEGGEPLDAIAFRFDLDQLEQLPNRLRLAYRLDLNRYRGETRLQLVVEHWEAT; this comes from the coding sequence ATGGCTGCATTGCGCCGACGAATTCAACGCCACGCCGGCGCGACCAGGGATGGTCTGCTGCCGGCGCAACCCGAGGCGCTGCTGGCCGCTCTGTATCGGCACCGTGGTCTGGGCGAAGGCGCGGTGAATCAGCCGCTGGAGCTGGCTGGTCTGCTGCCGCCGGCTGATCTGAAAGGCATCGATGCGGCCGTCGAACTGGTGATCGATGCCATCACCCAGGGACGGCGCATTCTGGTGGTCGGCGATTTCGATGCCGATGGCGCCACCAGCTGCGCGGTGGCCGTGACCGGGCTGCGGCTGCTGGGTGCCACCGAAGTGGGCTATCTGGTGCCGAACCGCTTCGAATTCGGCTATGGCCTCACGCCCGAGATCGTCGCCATCGCCGCCCGCTCCGCGCCTCATCTGCTGATCACTGTCGACAATGGCATCTCCAGCATGGCGGGCGTGTTGCAGGCGCAGGCGGCCGGCATCCGGGTGCTGATCACCGACCACCACCTGCCCGGCGCCGAGTTGCCGCCGGCCGATGCCATCGTCAACCCGAATCAGCCCGGTTGCCGTTTTGCTTCCAAGGCCCTGGCCGGGGTTGGGGTGATCTTCTACCTGCTGCTGGCGGTGCGTGGTCGACTGCGCGATGAGGGCTGGTTCGGTGCCGGTGTGCAGGCGCCGAATCTGGCCGAGTTGCTCGATCTGGTGGCGCTGGGCACGGTGGCGGATGTGGTGCCGCTGGATGGCAACAACCGCATTCTGGTCGAGCAAGGTCTGCGCCGAATCCGTGCTGGCCGTGCCCGCCCCGGCATCCAGGCACTGCTGGAGGTGAGTGGGCGTCCGAGCGACAGCGTGGTCAGCAGCGATCTGGGCTTCGCCGTGGGGCCGCGGCTCAACGCGGCCGGGCGGATGGATGACATGACCCTCGGCATCGAATGTCTGCTGGCGCCCGATCCAGCCCGGGCGCGGCAACTGGCGCAACTGCTCGACCGCTTCAATCAGTCGCGGCGTGAAACCGAATCGCTGATGCATGAAGAGGCACTGCTCGAACTGGAGCAGCAGGGGGAGCTCGCTGCCGAGGCGCTGCCGGTCGGTCTGGCGCTCTACCGTCCCGGCTGGCATCAGGGCGTGATCGGGATTCTGGCCTCGCGGCTCAAGGAGCGCTACCACCGGCCGGTGATCATCTTCGCGCAGGGCGGTGAGGGTGAGCTCAAGGGTTCGGCACGGTCGATTCCCGGCCTGCACATCCGCGACCTGCTCGATGCGATGGCGACGGCGCAGCCCGATCTGATCCGCCGTTTTGGCGGCCATGCGATGGCGGCGGGGCTCAGCATCGCCGACGGCGACTATTCCCGTTTCGCCACGCTGTTCGATCAGACGGCACGTCAATGGATCGCGCCCGAAGTGCTCGAAGGGATCGTGCTGAGCGATGGCATTCTGCCGGTCGCCGCGCTGACACTGGAGGTGGCACGGCAGCTGCGCTATGGCGGCCCCTGGGGGCAGCACTTTCCCGAGCCGCTGTTCGAGGGGGAGTTCGAGCTGCTGCAGCGACGCATCGTCGGGGGTCACCATCTGAAGATGCTGCTGGCCTCAGCTGAGGGTGGAGAGCCGCTCGATGCCATCGCCTTTCGCTTCGATCTCGACCAGTTGGAGCAGCTGCCGAACCGGCTGCGACTGGCCTACCGGCTCGACCTCAACCGCTATCGGGGCGAGACGCGGTTGCAACTGGTGGTCGAGCATTGGGAAGCGACCTAG
- a CDS encoding threonine synthase, giving the protein MATSSRYVGLIDRYRDRLPVHDDTRFISLGEGNTPLIRLNNLPRLLGREVDIYVKYEGLNPTCSFKDRGMTMAVTKAVEGGSRAIICASTGNTSASAAAYAARAGITAFVLIPEGKIALGKLAQTMMYGAAIIQIRGNFDVGMALVKQVADEAPVTIVNSINPYRLQGQKTAAFEIVEELGLAPDFHCLPVGNAGNITAHWIGYSEYQHDGIINSRPRMLGYQAAGAAPFVTGQMVDAPETVATAIRIGHPQSWDKAWSAQRESQGWFDALSDEEILQAQRLLAMHEGIFCEPASAASVGGAMRDIRAGKIPEGSKVVCTLTGHGLKDPDSAIAQCQGTETLLTVDATLDAVRRVILERIG; this is encoded by the coding sequence ATGGCCACATCCAGCCGCTATGTCGGCCTGATCGACCGCTACCGTGACCGCCTGCCGGTGCACGACGACACCCGTTTCATCAGCCTTGGCGAAGGCAATACACCGTTGATCCGGCTCAACAATCTGCCGAGGTTGCTGGGCAGGGAGGTCGACATCTATGTCAAATATGAGGGGCTGAATCCCACCTGCTCGTTCAAGGACCGCGGCATGACCATGGCGGTCACCAAGGCGGTCGAGGGCGGCAGCCGCGCGATCATCTGCGCTTCGACCGGCAACACCTCGGCGTCGGCGGCCGCCTATGCCGCCCGCGCCGGCATCACCGCCTTCGTGCTGATTCCGGAAGGCAAGATCGCGCTGGGCAAGCTGGCACAGACGATGATGTACGGGGCTGCCATCATCCAGATCCGTGGCAATTTCGATGTCGGTATGGCGCTGGTCAAGCAGGTGGCGGATGAGGCACCGGTCACCATCGTCAACTCGATCAACCCCTATCGTCTGCAGGGACAGAAGACCGCCGCCTTTGAAATCGTCGAGGAGCTGGGGCTGGCACCCGACTTTCACTGTCTGCCGGTCGGCAATGCCGGCAACATCACTGCCCACTGGATCGGCTACAGCGAATACCAGCACGATGGCATCATCAACAGCCGGCCGCGGATGCTGGGCTATCAGGCCGCCGGAGCGGCCCCCTTCGTCACTGGGCAGATGGTCGACGCACCGGAGACGGTCGCGACCGCGATTCGCATCGGCCACCCGCAGTCGTGGGACAAGGCCTGGAGTGCGCAGCGCGAGTCGCAGGGCTGGTTCGACGCGCTGAGCGACGAGGAGATTCTGCAGGCGCAGCGGCTGCTGGCGATGCATGAGGGCATCTTCTGCGAGCCGGCGTCGGCGGCCTCGGTCGGCGGTGCGATGCGCGACATCCGCGCTGGCAAGATTCCCGAAGGCAGCAAGGTGGTCTGCACCCTGACCGGCCACGGACTGAAGGATCCTGACAGCGCCATCGCCCAGTGTCAGGGCACCGAGACGCTGCTGACGGTCGATGCCACCCTCGATGCCGTGCGCCGGGTGATTCTGGAGCGAATCGGCTGA
- a CDS encoding homoserine dehydrogenase, whose amino-acid sequence MSRVNLGICGLGTVATGVIRVLERNGGEIARRAGTALHIAHIGARRDHPGCDTSAYRVSRDLFAVVRDPEVDVVVELIGGCDTARSLILEAIAAGKHVVTANKALIALHGNEIFAAARERGVMVAFEAAVAGGIPIIKTLREGLSANRIEWLAGIINGTGNFILSEMRDKGRAFDDVLKEAQALGYAEADPTFDVEGIDAAHKLTILASIAFGIPLNFPAVYTEGISRLTPMDVAYAEELGYRIKHLGIARRSAKGVELRVHPTMIPARRLLANVNGVKNGLMIQGDAVGPTLFYGAGAGAEPTASAVIADLVDVARQLGADCGRQVPSLAFHADALVELPMVPIEAVESPFYLRIHALDRAGVLAKVATILSRRGISIEALIQKEPPIIPESQEIAVPIIMLTHHVVERELNQAIAEIEQLDEVLEPVCRIRVEYLATE is encoded by the coding sequence TTGAGCAGAGTCAATCTGGGAATTTGCGGCCTGGGAACGGTCGCGACGGGCGTGATCAGGGTGTTGGAGCGCAATGGCGGCGAAATTGCCCGCCGCGCCGGCACTGCGTTGCACATTGCCCACATCGGTGCGCGGCGGGACCACCCGGGCTGCGACACTTCGGCCTACCGCGTCAGCCGTGATCTGTTCGCCGTGGTGCGCGACCCGGAGGTCGATGTGGTGGTGGAGCTGATTGGTGGCTGCGACACCGCGCGCAGTCTGATTCTCGAGGCCATTGCGGCCGGCAAGCATGTGGTGACGGCGAACAAGGCGCTGATTGCGCTGCATGGCAACGAGATTTTCGCCGCGGCCCGCGAGCGCGGTGTGATGGTCGCCTTCGAGGCGGCGGTGGCGGGCGGCATCCCGATCATCAAGACGCTGCGCGAGGGGCTGAGTGCCAATCGCATCGAATGGCTGGCCGGCATCATCAATGGCACTGGCAACTTCATTCTGAGCGAGATGCGCGACAAGGGGCGCGCTTTTGACGATGTGCTGAAAGAGGCGCAGGCGCTGGGCTATGCCGAGGCCGATCCCACCTTCGATGTCGAAGGCATCGATGCGGCGCACAAGCTGACCATTCTGGCTTCGATCGCCTTTGGCATTCCGCTCAACTTTCCGGCCGTCTACACCGAGGGCATCAGCCGTCTGACGCCGATGGATGTCGCCTATGCCGAAGAGCTGGGTTATCGCATCAAGCATCTGGGCATTGCCCGGCGCAGTGCCAAGGGGGTCGAGCTGCGTGTCCATCCGACGATGATCCCGGCCAGGCGACTGCTGGCCAATGTCAACGGGGTCAAGAATGGCCTGATGATTCAGGGCGATGCGGTGGGGCCGACGCTGTTCTATGGTGCCGGCGCCGGCGCTGAACCGACCGCCTCGGCAGTGATCGCGGATCTGGTCGATGTGGCCCGCCAGCTCGGGGCCGACTGCGGACGGCAGGTGCCCTCACTGGCCTTCCATGCCGATGCGCTGGTCGAATTGCCGATGGTGCCGATCGAAGCGGTCGAATCACCCTTCTATCTGCGCATCCATGCGCTCGATCGGGCCGGTGTGCTGGCCAAGGTGGCGACCATTCTCAGCCGGCGTGGCATCAGCATCGAGGCGCTGATTCAGAAGGAGCCGCCAATCATTCCCGAGTCGCAGGAGATCGCCGTGCCGATCATCATGCTGACCCACCATGTGGTGGAGCGTGAGCTGAATCAGGCGATTGCCGAAATCGAGCAGCTCGACGAAGTGCTCGAACCGGTCTGCCGCATCCGCGTCGAGTACCTCGCCACCGAATAA
- a CDS encoding HNH endonuclease — MIRHSARTRYYVHGDHHEETPNMYYCARCDLFEPAQHFEDPDHVSTRAQRYAQSLQSWERYAKKPNTKFFRPSDAKNIIAELAAADVKAEKAARSQLYRWLLRQTKRDDPVGDFACDVERDRSFPRTTSSLENIRSYLLLRHAAPEAILAFDEACTEFRAKGKVRAGISVTQRFAIFKRDSYRCCICGASAEEGSRLEVDHKIAVAKGGTNGEDNLWTLCFECNRGKGTHDL, encoded by the coding sequence ATGATCCGGCACTCCGCACGCACTCGCTATTACGTTCATGGCGACCATCATGAAGAAACGCCAAACATGTACTACTGTGCGCGTTGCGACTTGTTCGAGCCTGCGCAGCACTTTGAAGATCCCGACCACGTTTCAACTCGTGCACAGAGATACGCGCAGTCACTTCAATCGTGGGAGCGCTACGCGAAGAAACCAAACACAAAGTTTTTCCGACCATCAGATGCCAAAAACATCATTGCCGAACTGGCAGCCGCTGACGTCAAGGCTGAAAAGGCCGCAAGGAGTCAACTCTATCGTTGGCTTCTTCGCCAAACTAAGCGCGACGACCCGGTTGGTGATTTTGCCTGTGATGTGGAGCGTGACCGATCATTCCCGCGGACAACGAGTTCCCTCGAAAACATAAGAAGCTACTTGCTCCTCAGGCATGCCGCACCTGAAGCCATTCTCGCGTTCGATGAAGCTTGCACCGAATTTAGAGCGAAGGGAAAGGTGCGGGCCGGTATATCCGTTACTCAGCGGTTCGCGATCTTCAAGCGTGATTCATATCGGTGCTGCATTTGTGGGGCGTCCGCCGAAGAAGGCAGCAGACTGGAAGTTGACCACAAGATCGCAGTCGCAAAGGGTGGCACAAACGGCGAGGACAACTTGTGGACACTCTGTTTTGAATGCAATCGCGGAAAGGGAACCCATGATCTCTAA
- a CDS encoding DUF1036 domain-containing protein has protein sequence MHCKGWSGKTIGALAMLAATSGHAQLNVCNRNAEAIYVSVRMYVNEEWVTYMNRRVEGASCKEIITEVLKNRYLYIFARSPSRKWSGDGPNFCVRVENTSGIKTEKYCQVNQNEYDMEDFISIDRGAGKTSYGIAFQPGQPGYEPIVRPGEVSPPVGVAPPGVTNRGRSGRGDQSPTPPPPPPPPSRTTQSSGGGPAAGGPCSGNACEDLRIQQRDGCIVLVNRNPDRRIKVEGSNWIPAYVYRVYAGSELVPRTYDNYCHRDWYSKWMANYD, from the coding sequence ATGCACTGCAAGGGATGGTCCGGCAAGACGATAGGCGCGCTCGCCATGCTAGCCGCTACTTCTGGACATGCGCAACTTAACGTCTGCAATCGAAATGCGGAGGCCATCTATGTGTCCGTACGAATGTATGTCAACGAAGAGTGGGTGACGTACATGAATCGACGCGTGGAGGGCGCCAGCTGCAAGGAGATCATCACCGAAGTACTAAAGAATCGATATCTGTACATATTCGCCCGATCGCCTAGTCGCAAGTGGTCCGGCGATGGTCCGAACTTCTGTGTCCGAGTCGAGAACACCTCTGGAATCAAGACAGAAAAATATTGTCAGGTGAACCAGAACGAATACGACATGGAGGACTTCATCTCCATTGATCGAGGCGCCGGAAAAACATCTTACGGAATCGCATTTCAACCGGGGCAACCTGGGTACGAACCAATCGTGCGGCCGGGAGAAGTGTCACCACCAGTTGGCGTTGCTCCGCCAGGGGTCACTAATAGGGGCCGCAGCGGCCGAGGCGATCAAAGCCCAACGCCGCCTCCACCACCGCCACCACCATCACGCACTACTCAGTCGTCAGGGGGAGGCCCCGCGGCAGGCGGCCCGTGCAGCGGCAACGCGTGCGAGGACCTTAGAATTCAGCAAAGAGACGGTTGCATAGTTCTCGTAAACCGCAATCCGGACCGTCGAATCAAAGTCGAGGGTTCCAACTGGATTCCTGCTTACGTCTATCGAGTATATGCAGGCTCAGAACTGGTGCCGCGCACCTACGACAACTATTGTCATCGCGACTGGTACAGTAAATGGATGGCAAATTACGATTGA
- a CDS encoding response regulator receiver protein: MKLLTDLISELSEPQPSLIDALVKTKVLLHRVGRRDLVDWVNNEINGYPDDAPLPSYRVIPAHVKGNVTNNAYSYSDHPLPTMHLTKEQRKRLEELEMRDSIAVLEGLAKHDTKGLQRPLPVEYAAFFNKALSGGYKVQQAWCDIGIGRFAQITAQVRSKLLDFLLDVSEKVGADMSDEAVKRVAQSPETGSMFNNAIFGDNVTILVGHNNQQTVRNSVERGDFDSLAAFLRAKQVQESDVAALQQAIAADSTSTEVAEKSFGPQTRSWLSRMMDKAINAAWQVEIGVAGGLLTNALSRYYGW; the protein is encoded by the coding sequence ATGAAGCTCCTCACCGATCTAATTTCCGAACTCTCGGAGCCCCAGCCGAGTTTGATCGACGCACTCGTGAAGACGAAAGTTCTTCTCCACAGGGTTGGTCGGCGCGACTTGGTTGATTGGGTTAACAACGAGATCAACGGGTATCCTGACGACGCTCCACTTCCGAGTTATCGCGTCATCCCAGCCCATGTCAAGGGCAATGTCACAAACAACGCATACTCGTACTCTGACCACCCGCTACCTACAATGCACCTAACCAAGGAGCAAAGGAAGCGTCTTGAAGAACTCGAGATGCGCGATTCCATTGCCGTCTTGGAGGGTTTGGCCAAGCACGATACGAAGGGCCTTCAGCGCCCGTTGCCGGTGGAGTATGCAGCGTTCTTCAATAAAGCACTCTCTGGCGGCTACAAGGTACAGCAAGCTTGGTGCGATATTGGGATTGGTCGGTTTGCACAAATCACGGCTCAGGTGCGGTCGAAGCTCCTGGACTTCCTGCTTGACGTGAGTGAAAAGGTTGGAGCAGATATGTCGGACGAAGCGGTCAAGCGCGTAGCACAGTCACCCGAGACAGGATCAATGTTCAACAACGCCATTTTCGGCGACAACGTGACCATCTTGGTCGGCCACAATAATCAGCAAACTGTTCGCAATTCAGTCGAGCGCGGAGACTTTGATTCACTCGCCGCGTTCCTGCGCGCAAAGCAAGTGCAGGAATCCGACGTTGCCGCGCTGCAGCAGGCAATAGCCGCGGACTCCACGAGTACGGAGGTTGCAGAGAAGAGCTTTGGTCCGCAAACCCGGTCGTGGCTCTCCCGAATGATGGACAAGGCCATCAATGCAGCGTGGCAGGTCGAAATTGGTGTCGCCGGTGGCCTACTGACAAACGCACTATCGAGGTACTACGGCTGGTGA
- a CDS encoding CBS domain-containing protein — protein sequence MKVSAIMSSPVVTVHLDDRLSAVREIFSRTRFHHLIVVEHGKLFGVVSDRDLLKAISPNIGKGAERDADTATLNKRVHQIMSRKPIFLQEESSVLDAIRLFDEHAVSCIPIVNPDNTPVGILSWRDIIKAIRAVSQKEKP from the coding sequence GTGAAAGTCAGCGCGATCATGTCTTCACCGGTGGTGACAGTGCACCTCGACGACAGGCTGTCGGCAGTGCGGGAGATTTTCAGCCGGACCAGATTCCATCACTTGATCGTGGTCGAGCATGGCAAGCTGTTCGGCGTCGTCTCGGATCGGGATTTGTTGAAGGCGATCAGCCCGAATATCGGCAAAGGGGCGGAGCGTGATGCAGACACCGCGACCCTCAACAAGCGGGTTCACCAGATCATGAGCCGCAAGCCGATCTTTTTGCAGGAGGAGAGCAGCGTGCTCGATGCCATCAGGCTGTTTGACGAACACGCCGTCTCATGCATTCCAATCGTCAACCCCGACAACACGCCTGTGGGCATTCTCAGTTGGCGCGACATCATCAAGGCGATCCGGGCCGTCAGTCAAAAAGAGAAGCCGTAG
- a CDS encoding GGDEF domain-containing protein — protein MSAVLSIPTPSRDASLPGSGGGTADAIAAELAELNLQLGLARLLQTSLEVEQLLTFFADWVSKIMPITGLGYRHEDEQIEFAWEGDGCIQLNYRLAIEQMALGEIGLHRNHPFSEAETELLETLLSTLIFPLRNALIHRKTLRTALTDGLTQVGNRQAFESAMRREVDLARRHRQPLSLLMIDVDHFKRINDSHGHPAGDQVLSELAAEIGRAARSTDLLYRYGGEEFALLLHNTPAEGALITAERIRRAAAKLEVTYRGSVLNFTVSLGIATLHDDSAAELLRRADEALYRAKHEGRNRVCMAEEAAADQLSR, from the coding sequence ATGTCCGCAGTGTTATCGATTCCGACCCCTTCGCGCGACGCATCCCTGCCGGGAAGTGGGGGCGGTACCGCCGACGCCATTGCCGCCGAACTGGCGGAGCTGAATCTGCAGCTCGGTCTTGCCCGGCTGTTGCAGACTTCGCTCGAAGTGGAGCAACTGCTCACCTTTTTTGCCGACTGGGTCAGCAAGATCATGCCGATCACTGGCCTGGGCTATCGGCACGAGGATGAGCAGATCGAGTTCGCCTGGGAGGGAGATGGCTGCATCCAGTTGAACTACCGACTGGCGATCGAACAGATGGCGCTGGGTGAGATCGGGTTGCATCGCAACCACCCCTTCAGCGAGGCCGAGACCGAATTGCTCGAAACCCTGCTCTCCACGCTGATCTTTCCGTTGCGCAACGCCTTGATTCACCGCAAGACGCTGCGCACGGCCCTCACCGATGGTCTGACCCAGGTCGGCAACCGTCAGGCATTCGAGAGCGCGATGCGCCGCGAGGTCGATCTGGCCAGACGGCATCGTCAGCCGCTGTCGCTGCTGATGATCGATGTCGACCACTTCAAAAGGATCAATGACAGCCATGGCCACCCGGCCGGTGACCAGGTGCTGAGCGAACTGGCTGCCGAGATCGGCCGGGCGGCCCGTTCGACCGACCTGCTCTATCGCTATGGCGGTGAGGAGTTCGCACTGCTGCTGCACAACACACCGGCCGAAGGGGCACTGATCACCGCAGAGCGCATCCGCCGGGCGGCGGCCAAACTCGAGGTCACCTACCGCGGCAGCGTGCTGAACTTCACGGTCAGCCTGGGAATCGCCACGCTGCACGACGACTCAGCGGCTGAACTGCTGCGGCGCGCCGATGAAGCGCTCTACCGGGCCAAGCACGAGGGGCGCAACCGCGTCTGCATGGCCGAGGAAGCAGCGGCAGATCAATTGTCTCGGTAA